A region of Desulfovibrio sp. X2 DNA encodes the following proteins:
- a CDS encoding ATP-binding protein: MIPRRLKQALSLAVRNRFPVLVVGPPGVGKSEIVAQVAAAEGFDLVLTHPVIADPTDYKGMPFVVEGRAEFLPFGDLRAIIEADRPTVCFMDDLGQAPAAVQAAAMQLLLARRVGGHAVSPEVTFVAATNRRQDRAGVQGILEPVKSRFVSILHLEPDVEDWCAWAAGQRLPHELTAFVRLRPELLTSFEPSRDMANSVSPRTVAHVGALLAAAGAPGNSDGSLPREVLAEMVAGAAGPAFAQEFMAFVRVYGLIPDPRAVLADPGAAAVPGEISALYALCLALAARAAPDNFPAFAAYAGRLPAEFSVLMMREAVLRDARLAEDPAFAAWAADHADVVL; this comes from the coding sequence GTGATCCCTCGCCGCCTCAAACAGGCCCTGTCCCTGGCCGTGCGCAACCGCTTTCCCGTCCTCGTGGTCGGCCCCCCGGGCGTGGGTAAGTCCGAGATCGTGGCCCAGGTGGCCGCGGCCGAGGGATTCGACCTGGTGCTGACCCACCCGGTCATCGCCGACCCCACGGACTACAAGGGCATGCCCTTCGTGGTCGAGGGCAGGGCCGAGTTCCTGCCCTTCGGCGACCTGCGCGCCATCATCGAGGCCGACCGTCCCACGGTCTGCTTCATGGACGACCTGGGCCAGGCACCGGCCGCGGTGCAGGCGGCGGCCATGCAGCTCCTGCTGGCCCGGCGCGTGGGCGGCCACGCGGTGAGCCCGGAGGTGACCTTCGTCGCGGCCACCAACCGCCGCCAGGACCGGGCCGGGGTGCAGGGCATCCTCGAGCCGGTCAAGTCGCGCTTCGTCTCCATCTTGCACCTCGAGCCGGACGTGGAGGACTGGTGCGCCTGGGCCGCCGGGCAGCGCCTGCCCCACGAGCTGACCGCCTTCGTGCGGCTCAGGCCCGAGCTCCTGACGTCCTTCGAGCCGAGCCGGGACATGGCCAACAGCGTGAGCCCGCGCACCGTGGCCCACGTGGGCGCGCTGCTGGCCGCCGCCGGGGCCCCCGGGAACAGCGACGGCTCCTTGCCGCGCGAGGTCCTGGCCGAGATGGTCGCGGGCGCGGCGGGCCCGGCCTTCGCCCAGGAGTTCATGGCCTTTGTGCGCGTCTACGGCCTCATCCCGGACCCGCGGGCGGTGCTGGCCGATCCCGGCGCAGCCGCCGTGCCCGGCGAGATCTCGGCGCTCTATGCCCTCTGCCTGGCCCTGGCCGCGCGGGCCGCGCCGGACAACTTCCCGGCCTTCGCCGCCTACGCGGGCCGCCTGCCCGCCGAGTTCTCCGTGCTCATGATGCGCGAGGCCGTGCTGCGCGACGCCCGCCTGGCCGAGGACCCGGCCTTCGCGGCCTGGGCCGCGGACCACGCCGACGTGGTCCTCTGA